A genomic region of Xiphophorus couchianus chromosome 9, X_couchianus-1.0, whole genome shotgun sequence contains the following coding sequences:
- the fam163ab gene encoding protein FAM163A: MTAGTVVITGGILATVILLCIIAVLCYCRLQYYCCKKNGSDSGSLSQQHFACNACSITGLDGPIITPLSLSPPEPAKSFNPTKPTVGQHRYCPTCSPYDSPFYIRTTDEIRNGGERVTYMPTHYENQALVMPLPAVRGSLLRDSQRGRPPDFYTNTRAISTEV, translated from the exons ATGACAGCTGGAACTGTTGTCATAACTGGAGGAATACTGGCCACAGTGATACTTCTGTGTATCATAGCCGTGCTCTGCTACTGTAGACTCCAG TACTACTGCTGTAAGAAGAATGGGTCTGACAGTGGCTCCCTCTCTCAGCAACACTTTGCTTGCAACGCCTGCAGCATTACTGGCCTGGACGGACCAATCATCACCCCTCTGTCACTGTCTCCACCAGAGCCGGCCAAATCCTTTAACCCCACCAAACCTACCGTGGGGCAACACCGCTACTGTCCCACCTGCTCACCCTACGACTCGCCCTTCTACATCCGTACCACAGACGAGATACGCAACGGTGGAGAGCGCGTCACCTACATGCCAACACACTATGAGAACCAGGCGCTGGTGATGCCGCTGCCCGCTGTCCGAGGCTCCCTGCTGAGGGACAGCCAGCGCGGTCGCCCTCCTGATTTCTACACCAACACTCGAGCCATCAGCACTGAGGTGTGA